One Carassius auratus strain Wakin chromosome 44, ASM336829v1, whole genome shotgun sequence genomic window carries:
- the LOC113061934 gene encoding DNA-binding protein SATB1-like yields the protein MGMRAPVALGVTHAVCILCTLAKECPLSQSMISSVVNGTYYASISAARCQEFGEWYKHYKRAKSMMGEMSRQCNQPSSSSQPTMYQQPMEGSGAESCGVVQMQAGMPGLVMAQLLSQQHAMSQLLTHAHTHSHGPHPAPLRTPPKCSVSPTTVPQCPSPVDDVSPEIYLWVREELKRAGVSQAVFARVAINRTQGLLSEILRKEEDPRCASQSLLVNLRAMQSFLQLPQSQRDSIYLEERERNLNSTYNTNTSSPLPIQAKLSPLSKDIVVKVECVDSGINYGIYDEIQQEMRRAKVSQALFAKVSAAKSQGWLCELLRWKEEPSPQNRTLWENLSLIRQFLNLSQSERDVIYDQESNTGQTFYSEKHTRPLTEQLQVMPQHMVPLKQHQQLHQIPPQHHQHFLQQHLITGCPKDSHMGSDIGGRSLPPEAHAVLQSFIQEVGLHPDQEDIHTLSAQLGVAKEAVLSFFSGHNWLRQEEQDNRGEGEIEEREDDYMEAEEECRSTVENDEETNANMMTGKQDGAVEQNASTQTRFIITIKKEEQLPCKEERDDSPAYCQFINS from the exons ATGGGGATGCGCGCGCCCGTGGCACTGGGAGTGACACACGCAG TGTGCATACTTTGCACACTGGCTAAAGAGTGTCCATTATCTCAG AGCATGATTTCGTCAGTAGTGAACGGCACTTACTATGCCAGCATCTCTGCTGCGAGATGTCAGGAGTTCGGCGAGTGGTACAAACACTACAAGAGGGCCAAATCTATGATGG GTGAAATGAGCAGGCAATGCAACCAACCCTCATCCTCCAGCCAGCCCACCATGTACCAGCAGCCAATGGAAGGCAGTGGGGCGGAGTCATGTGGTGTTGTCCAGATGCAGGCTGGAATGCCAGGTCTGGTGATGGCTCAGCTCCTCTCACAGCAGCACGCCATGTCTCAACttctcacacacgctcacacgcaCTCGCACGGACCTCATCCTGCGCCACTAAGGACTCCACCCAAATGCAGTGTTTCCCCAACCACAGTACCTCAATGTCCCTCACCTGTCGACGACGTGTCACCTGAAATTTACCTCTGGGTGCGTGAGGAGCTGAAGAGGGCGGGGGTTTCCCAAGCAGTGTTTGCACGAGTGGCCATTAACAGGACTCAG GGCTTGCTGTCAGAGATCTTGCGCAAGGAAGAGGACCCACGGTGCGCATCTCAGTCTCTTTTAGTGAACCTTAGGGCCATGCAGAGCTTCCTGCAACTCCCGCAGAGCCAGAGAGACTCCATTTATCTGGAGGAAAGAGAGCGTAACCTCAACTCTACCTACAACACCAATACCAGCTCACCTCTGCCCATTCAG GCAAAACTTTCACCTCTTTCCAAGGACATTGTAGTCAAAGTGGAATGCGTTGATTCTGGAATAAATTATGGCATCTATGATGAAATACAGCAGGAAATGAGACGAGCAAAAGTGTCACAGGCCTTGTTTGCAAAAGTCTCTGCGGCAAAGAGTCAG GGCTGGCTGTGTGAGCTCCTGCGCTGGAAGGAGGAGCCATCGCCTCAGAATCGTACACTGTGGGAAAATCTGTCTCTGATACGCCAGTTCCTAAATCTCAGCCAATCCGAGCGAGATGTTATATATGACCAGGAGAGCAATACCGGGCAGACGTTCTACTCTGAAAAACACACAAGACCACTGACTGAACAACTACAA GTGATGCCACAGCATATGGTGCCTCTAAAACAGCACCAACAACTACACCAAATTCCACCTCAGCATCATCAACACTTCCTCCAGCAGCATCTCATCACTGGATGTCCCAAAGACTCTCACATGGGCTCAGATATTGGAGGCAGGTCTTTACCACCAGAAGCCCATGCAGTTCTGCAGAGTTTCATTCAGGAAGTAGGACTACATCCAGATCAAGAGGACATTCATACGCTGTCTGCTCAACTGGGAGTAGCCAAAGAGGCCGTTCTTAGCTTTTTCAGTGGTCACAACTGGCTTCGACAGGAAGAACAGGACAACAGAGGAGAAGGAGAGATTGAGGAAAGGGAAGACGATTACATGGAGGCAGAGGAGGAATGCAGGAGTACAGTGGAAAATGATGAGGAGACAAATGCAAACATGATGACAGGGAAACAAGATGGTGCGGTGGAGCAGAATGCATCTACACAAACTCGCTTTATCATTACTATTAAAAAAGAGGAGCAGCTTCCTTGTAAGGAGGAGCGTGATGATAGCCCCGCTTACTGCCAATTCATAAACtcctaa
- the LOC113062250 gene encoding TBC1 domain family member 5-like isoform X1, with protein MQHPNFETRHPLQQEEQETGYDPLQNYNSNRERSLDSTVEYTLQSYRKEWDDLFQNSNYLARIRQAGINGRLRSSRFRSICWKLYLDVLPEDKTQWIRRTKEHRAQYEKIKETHITNPRKAAGQQDLVVNNPLSQDEGSLWNKFFQDKELRSMIKQDVLRTFPEMLFFQEEDVRMKLTDILFCYARENEQLLYKQGMHELLAPIVFVLHCDHQAFQHASETTNPSEEMKVLLDPKFHEHDAYAMFSLLMETAEPWFSSFERQVRKGKEEMLTSIPFARPQDSGPSVAIVTKVNRIQDQLVKKHDIELYMHLNRLEIAPQIYGIRWVRLLFGREFPLQDLLVVWDALFADSITLDLVDYVFVAMLLYIRDALIASNFQTCLGLLMHYPPIGDIHSLLLKALFLRDPKNNPRPVNYQFQQNLDYYKTRGADLVNRTRASTKVAPLNINKVSSSLLSFGRKLIAPMGGGSSGISPINSEVISALPPQAQVSRPLAEPPSCTTPTDTQMKSQPYPQTQNQHRLLKSESMPVHLSKDLGSCGASQISLPAQIHSDTAGHTSWMVSSSPSTESLSVMSSPPLPVSRGRDSSTSSPPPSATKKDSFFNISRSRSHSKTINKKDAEELEAQVSFLQGQINDLEAMSKYCAKMMNTHIGKIQDVILQEHLEKEDEVLVSLAGLKQIKDILKGALRFNQSQLESEENEEITIADDHYCSTLDQSDPDHLPEDTAVSTGIQQKAPQCKDHQEGDVEAEKEKEEQEEEEKMEKVLTTEDIATIPEPQATEGRNWDDYILVSQDGEPSENEEQSITTKAPLCKHIRGLNKVDFQDPLMGTTSGSSSPDDGSTHSKDSDFTIVNPTDL; from the exons ATGCAGCACCCAAACTTCGAAACACGACATCCGCTGCAGCAAGAGGAGCAGGAGACGGGTTACGACCCTCTACAGAACTACAACAGCAACAGAGAGC gATCATTGGATAGTACTGTTGAGTACACGCTTCAGTCATACAG AAAGGAGTGGGATGATTTGTTCCAGAACAGTAACTATCTGGCGCGGATCAGGCAGGCTGGCATTAACGGCCGATTACGGAGCAGCCGATTCCGCAGCATATGCTGGAAG CTTTATCTGGACGTCCTCCCAGAAGATAAGACTCAATGGATCAGGCGAACCAAGGAACACCGAGCACAGTATGAGAAGATCAAagagacg CATATTACAAACCCTCGCAAAGCTGCCGGCCAACAGGACCTGGTGGTGAACAACCCACTGTCACAGGATGAGGGG aGTCTATGGAATAAGTTCTTTCAGGATAAGGAGCTCAGGAGCATGATCAAACAAGATGTTTTACGAAC GTTTCCAGAGATGCTGTTCTTCCAGGAAGAGGATGTCAGGATGAAGCTGACCGATATTCTCTTCTGCTATGCACGAGAAAACGAACAGCTACTCTATAAGCAG GGCATGCATGAGTTACTGGCACCTATAGTGTTTGTTCTTCACTGTGATCACCAGGCATTTCAACATGCCAGTGAGACGACCAATCCCAG TGAAGAGATGAAAGTCCTTCTGGATCCTAAATTCCATGAGCACGATGCTTA TGCCATGTTCTCTCTGCTCATGGAGACAGCAGAACCCTGGTTCAGCAGCTTTGAGCGACAGGTCAGAAAG GGCAAAGAAGAAATGTTAACCAGCATCCCCTTTGCAAGGCCACAGGACTCGGGCCCCTCTGTTGCCATAGTGACCAAAGTCAACCGAATTCAGGACCAGCTAGTAAAGAAACACGACATTGAACTGTACATGCACCTCAACAGACTAGAAATAGCTCCCCAGATTTATGGCAT TCGCTGGGTTCGACTGCTGTTTGGTCGGGAGTTTCCCCTGCAAGATCTGTTAGTGGTCTGGGATGCTCTTTTTGCTGACAGCATCACTTTGGACCTGGTGGATTATGTGTTTGTCGCTATGCTTCTGTACATCAGAGATGCAT TGATCGCTAGTAACTTCCAGACATGTCTCGGGCTCCTGATGCACTATCCTCCTATTGGAGACATCCACTCACTGCTGCTGAAAGCACTATTCCTCAGAGACCCTAAG AATAATCCACGACCTGTAAACTACCAGTTCCAACAAAACCTTGATTACTACAAAACCCGTGGGGCTGACTTGGTCAACAGAACTCG GGCCAGCACCAAAGTAGCACCTCTCAACATTAATAAAGTATCCAGTTCTCTTCTAAGTTTTGGCCGGAAGCTCATCGCACCGATGGGAGGTGGTTCCAGCGGTATCTCGCCAATTAATAGTGAGGTGATATCAGCTCTTCCCCCTCAAGCTCAAGTGTCCCGCCCATTGGCTGAGCCTCCATCATGCACCACCCCCACAGACACACAGATGAAATCTCAGCCATACCCACAAACACAGAATCAGCACCGGCTACTGAAGTCTGAAAGTATGCCGGTACACCTCAGCAAAG ATTTAGGTTCTTGTGGAGCCTCTCAGATATCTCTCCCTGCCCAGATTCACTCTGATACCGCAG GCCACACCTCCTGGATGGTTAGCTCCTCCCCCAGCACTGAAAGTCTGTCTGTCATGTCTTCCCCTCCTCTCCCAGTGTCAAGGGGCCGAGACTCCAGCACATCGTCTCCTCCCCCCTCTGCCACAAAGAAAGACTCTTTCTTTAACATCAGTCGCTCACGGTCCCACAGTAAGACTATAAACAAGAAGGATGCG GAGGAGCTGGAGGCCCAGGTGTCATTCTTACAGGGTCAGATTAATGACCTAGAGGCCATGAGTAAATATTGTGCCAAGATGATGAACACGCACATAG GCAAAATTCAAGATGTGATACTGCAGGAGCATCTGGAGAAGGAAGATGAGGTTCTGGTGTCACTTGCTGGACTAAAACAG ATTAAGGACATCCTGAAGGGAGCTCTCCGATTCAACCAGAGCCAGCTGGAGTCAGAGGAGAATGAAGAGATCACCATAGCAGACGATCACTACTGCTCCACTCTGGACCAGAGTGATCCAGACCACCTGCCTGAAGACACAGCTGTTTCTACTGGCATACAGCAAAAGGCCCCACAGTGCAAAGACCACCAGGAAGGAGACGTGGAagctgagaaagaaaaggaggagcaggaggaggaggagaagatggAGAAGGTCTTGACCACTGAGGATATCGCCACAATACCAGAGCCACAG GCCACTGAAGGGAGAAACTGGGATGACTACATCTTGGTCTCACAGGATGGCGAGCCATCTGAGAATGAGGAGCAAAGCATAACCACCAAGGCTCCACTCTGTAAGCATATACGTGGCCTAAACAAGGTGGATTTTCAAGACCCTCTGATGGGGACCACATCAGGGTCCTCCAGTCCAGATGATGGCAGCACTCACAGCAAGGACTCTGATTTCACTATTGTTAATCCTACTGACCTTTGA
- the LOC113062250 gene encoding TBC1 domain family member 5-like isoform X2, with translation MQHPNFETRHPLQQEEQETGYDPLQNYNSNRERSLDSTVEYTLQSYRKEWDDLFQNSNYLARIRQAGINGRLRSSRFRSICWKLYLDVLPEDKTQWIRRTKEHRAQYEKIKETHITNPRKAAGQQDLVVNNPLSQDEGSLWNKFFQDKELRSMIKQDVLRTFPEMLFFQEEDVRMKLTDILFCYARENEQLLYKQGMHELLAPIVFVLHCDHQAFQHASETTNPSEEMKVLLDPKFHEHDAYAMFSLLMETAEPWFSSFERQGKEEMLTSIPFARPQDSGPSVAIVTKVNRIQDQLVKKHDIELYMHLNRLEIAPQIYGIRWVRLLFGREFPLQDLLVVWDALFADSITLDLVDYVFVAMLLYIRDALIASNFQTCLGLLMHYPPIGDIHSLLLKALFLRDPKNNPRPVNYQFQQNLDYYKTRGADLVNRTRASTKVAPLNINKVSSSLLSFGRKLIAPMGGGSSGISPINSEVISALPPQAQVSRPLAEPPSCTTPTDTQMKSQPYPQTQNQHRLLKSESMPVHLSKDLGSCGASQISLPAQIHSDTAGHTSWMVSSSPSTESLSVMSSPPLPVSRGRDSSTSSPPPSATKKDSFFNISRSRSHSKTINKKDAEELEAQVSFLQGQINDLEAMSKYCAKMMNTHIGKIQDVILQEHLEKEDEVLVSLAGLKQIKDILKGALRFNQSQLESEENEEITIADDHYCSTLDQSDPDHLPEDTAVSTGIQQKAPQCKDHQEGDVEAEKEKEEQEEEEKMEKVLTTEDIATIPEPQATEGRNWDDYILVSQDGEPSENEEQSITTKAPLCKHIRGLNKVDFQDPLMGTTSGSSSPDDGSTHSKDSDFTIVNPTDL, from the exons ATGCAGCACCCAAACTTCGAAACACGACATCCGCTGCAGCAAGAGGAGCAGGAGACGGGTTACGACCCTCTACAGAACTACAACAGCAACAGAGAGC gATCATTGGATAGTACTGTTGAGTACACGCTTCAGTCATACAG AAAGGAGTGGGATGATTTGTTCCAGAACAGTAACTATCTGGCGCGGATCAGGCAGGCTGGCATTAACGGCCGATTACGGAGCAGCCGATTCCGCAGCATATGCTGGAAG CTTTATCTGGACGTCCTCCCAGAAGATAAGACTCAATGGATCAGGCGAACCAAGGAACACCGAGCACAGTATGAGAAGATCAAagagacg CATATTACAAACCCTCGCAAAGCTGCCGGCCAACAGGACCTGGTGGTGAACAACCCACTGTCACAGGATGAGGGG aGTCTATGGAATAAGTTCTTTCAGGATAAGGAGCTCAGGAGCATGATCAAACAAGATGTTTTACGAAC GTTTCCAGAGATGCTGTTCTTCCAGGAAGAGGATGTCAGGATGAAGCTGACCGATATTCTCTTCTGCTATGCACGAGAAAACGAACAGCTACTCTATAAGCAG GGCATGCATGAGTTACTGGCACCTATAGTGTTTGTTCTTCACTGTGATCACCAGGCATTTCAACATGCCAGTGAGACGACCAATCCCAG TGAAGAGATGAAAGTCCTTCTGGATCCTAAATTCCATGAGCACGATGCTTA TGCCATGTTCTCTCTGCTCATGGAGACAGCAGAACCCTGGTTCAGCAGCTTTGAGCGACAG GGCAAAGAAGAAATGTTAACCAGCATCCCCTTTGCAAGGCCACAGGACTCGGGCCCCTCTGTTGCCATAGTGACCAAAGTCAACCGAATTCAGGACCAGCTAGTAAAGAAACACGACATTGAACTGTACATGCACCTCAACAGACTAGAAATAGCTCCCCAGATTTATGGCAT TCGCTGGGTTCGACTGCTGTTTGGTCGGGAGTTTCCCCTGCAAGATCTGTTAGTGGTCTGGGATGCTCTTTTTGCTGACAGCATCACTTTGGACCTGGTGGATTATGTGTTTGTCGCTATGCTTCTGTACATCAGAGATGCAT TGATCGCTAGTAACTTCCAGACATGTCTCGGGCTCCTGATGCACTATCCTCCTATTGGAGACATCCACTCACTGCTGCTGAAAGCACTATTCCTCAGAGACCCTAAG AATAATCCACGACCTGTAAACTACCAGTTCCAACAAAACCTTGATTACTACAAAACCCGTGGGGCTGACTTGGTCAACAGAACTCG GGCCAGCACCAAAGTAGCACCTCTCAACATTAATAAAGTATCCAGTTCTCTTCTAAGTTTTGGCCGGAAGCTCATCGCACCGATGGGAGGTGGTTCCAGCGGTATCTCGCCAATTAATAGTGAGGTGATATCAGCTCTTCCCCCTCAAGCTCAAGTGTCCCGCCCATTGGCTGAGCCTCCATCATGCACCACCCCCACAGACACACAGATGAAATCTCAGCCATACCCACAAACACAGAATCAGCACCGGCTACTGAAGTCTGAAAGTATGCCGGTACACCTCAGCAAAG ATTTAGGTTCTTGTGGAGCCTCTCAGATATCTCTCCCTGCCCAGATTCACTCTGATACCGCAG GCCACACCTCCTGGATGGTTAGCTCCTCCCCCAGCACTGAAAGTCTGTCTGTCATGTCTTCCCCTCCTCTCCCAGTGTCAAGGGGCCGAGACTCCAGCACATCGTCTCCTCCCCCCTCTGCCACAAAGAAAGACTCTTTCTTTAACATCAGTCGCTCACGGTCCCACAGTAAGACTATAAACAAGAAGGATGCG GAGGAGCTGGAGGCCCAGGTGTCATTCTTACAGGGTCAGATTAATGACCTAGAGGCCATGAGTAAATATTGTGCCAAGATGATGAACACGCACATAG GCAAAATTCAAGATGTGATACTGCAGGAGCATCTGGAGAAGGAAGATGAGGTTCTGGTGTCACTTGCTGGACTAAAACAG ATTAAGGACATCCTGAAGGGAGCTCTCCGATTCAACCAGAGCCAGCTGGAGTCAGAGGAGAATGAAGAGATCACCATAGCAGACGATCACTACTGCTCCACTCTGGACCAGAGTGATCCAGACCACCTGCCTGAAGACACAGCTGTTTCTACTGGCATACAGCAAAAGGCCCCACAGTGCAAAGACCACCAGGAAGGAGACGTGGAagctgagaaagaaaaggaggagcaggaggaggaggagaagatggAGAAGGTCTTGACCACTGAGGATATCGCCACAATACCAGAGCCACAG GCCACTGAAGGGAGAAACTGGGATGACTACATCTTGGTCTCACAGGATGGCGAGCCATCTGAGAATGAGGAGCAAAGCATAACCACCAAGGCTCCACTCTGTAAGCATATACGTGGCCTAAACAAGGTGGATTTTCAAGACCCTCTGATGGGGACCACATCAGGGTCCTCCAGTCCAGATGATGGCAGCACTCACAGCAAGGACTCTGATTTCACTATTGTTAATCCTACTGACCTTTGA